The genomic window GTTAGCACAGGAGTTCTTGCGACTGCTACGCCAGCGACAAGGTGAGGCGTTTGAGCCTTGGTTGACCAAGGCTCAAAAAAGTTCATTGCAGCCCTTTCAAGTATTTGCATCAGGTCTTTTTGATGACTTTGCGGCGGTTAAGGCAAGCATGATGTTAAGCGTGAGTAATGGTCCAGTGGAAGGATTGAATAACCGATTAAAAATGTTGAAACGGCAGATGTATGGACGCGCTGGATTAGCATTACTCACCAAACGTTTCATTCTGTCTCAGTAAGTCATATCTAAGATTCATCAGTTGCTCACATTATGACTAGTACAGGAGGGCAGAAATAACTAACCAGTAATATTGGTGGTGTAAAACACTGATAAACTTAATATCACAAATTATCGAGGGTAGATAAGCAGTGCCTCACCCTATAGCAAGGGCGATCGTACTATCAGAGAAACAAAGGCATCTGTTAGAGGCGATAATTCGTACTCACACAAATCCTTATCGATTGGTGCAAAGAGCGCAAGTGATATTGTACGCGGCTTCATCTCTAACGAATACAGAGATTTCATTGTTGGTAAGGTTAACAAGAAATCGTGTCAGGTTATGGCGAAATCGATTTAATGATGCAGTAGAAGAATTAAATCAAGCAGAGTCAGAGGATAGGAATGATCAAGGACTACGGAGAAAAATCCTTTTGGTTCTCATGGACGAACAGCGACGGGGTAGTCCAGGGAAATTCAGTATTGAAGAAATAGTCCAAATTGTTGCCCTTGCCTGTGAACTACCAGCAACGTCAGGACTGCCAGTGACGCACTGGACACCAACGGAACTCGCCCGCGAATCAGTAAAACGTGGCATAGTTACACAAATTTCGCCCCGCAGTGTGGGTCGTTTTTTAAAATCAAGTAATGTTGAAACCACATCTAACTCGTTACTGGCTGAATGCCAATCCTCAAAATCCTGAAACATTTAAACAACTTTCCGAGCAAATTTGCCAGCCATACCATCAGGCTCAAGAATTAAATAGCAATAACATACGTATCATAAGTACTGATGAGATGACGGGTATTCAGGCTCTGGAGAGAGCATATCCAACAGATACAATCAAACCCGGTAAAATCGAATTTCAAGAATTTGAGTATATTCGACATGGAACACTTTCTTTAATCGCATCATGGGACGTGGCATCTGGAGGGATATATCATTCTACGATTAGTCCTACACGCAACGAAAAGGATTTTAACGATCACATCGCTGCGACTATCGCTACCAAACCATCTGATGGATGGATTTTTGTCACCGACCAACTTAATACTCATAAGTCTTCGTCCTTAGTCCAACTTATCGTAACCAATTGTGGTATTGATATCGATTTGGGAATTAAGGGGAAGTCTGGGATAATACATTCAATGAAGTCTCCTGCAGCCTTTTTGACTGATATAACTCATCGTATCCACTTTGTTTATACTCCTCTTCATAGCTCGTGGCTTAATCAAATTGAGTGTTGGTTCAGTATCCTAGTACGTCGTTTGCTTCGGCGGGGTAATTTTACTTCAACGGGCGACCTCAAATCTTCAGGGGGCGACAAGCGCTCCAGAAACCATGCAGTAAGAAGCTTATAGCCTTGAAACTCTCTGGACAAATCGCCGAACTATTGACAACAGTCTCTGCACAAAGAAAAATAGTCAGGATTTATGGTAAAAATAAACGGTCTTCTCAATAAAGATAGACCGTAGTCAAAAATGTTGCCATCATTCTATCAAACTTTTCTCGAAAAATACTTGACTCCATCACAACAAATTACTCTGAAAATGTTGGTATGGTTACTCCAGAATCAAAAACAAGTAAAAATAGAAAGACTAGCTGCTACTCTCCCATTACCAATTCAACACAATAGTTGCCGACGACACTTACAACGATTTTTAACTCTGAAGGCAATAAGTGTAGTTTTAATCTGGTTTCCTCTCATCCAAGAAATACTTCATTGCCAAATTAAACCAGGTTCATACTAAGTTGCAGTCAGAGGTAGTACTTTAAGATGAGGAAAGTAAGTCATTGAACGTAGGCGCTCACAGTTAGAAGAAAGTTCAAACAACCCTTGGCACAGGACATCTTCTACTTGTTCAATTGATGAAAACACCTGATTATAGAAGTAGTTTTCTCGCACAGCCTCCCAGATATGTTCTACAGGCATTAACTCTGGACTATAGGCAGGTTGAAAAATTAACCGGATATTTTCTGGAATTGTTAAACAGCTAGAACGATGCCAAGAGGCTTTGTCTAATTGTAAAATCACAAAATAATCGCTAAACTCTTGAGCAACTTGCGCCAAAAATAAATTCATCATCTGAGTATTAGCGTAGGGTAAAATTAAGCAAGTCATTAAACCTAACTGGGGTGCAACGGCGGCATAAGCGTAAACCTATTGTCTAACTTGTTGCTTAGGTACAATTGGACGCATACCTTTTGGACACCAGCAAGCTCTGACTTCTCCTATACGCCCAAACCTACCCTCATCTCCCGCCATTAATACTATTGGTCTAGTATCAGATGGATTCCTGGTTTGATTTATTTGCCTAACTAAAGACGAGAAGTTTTTTTAAATTCATCAATGGCACTAGGGTCTTTTTTTGGATGAGAAGACCTTGGCACAATTTTGCGCCATTGATGCCTCTCTAATCAGCGATAAATTGTCGTCTTAGGTACTGGAAAACCACACTTAAGTTCCTAAGCAAGTTTAATTTGAATTGCGGTGGCTATTTGACCACGACGGGCTTTTTCTTTAAACCCATCTATTAGTTGTTTTTCCTCATCCCAACTTAAATAGCAATTACGTCTACCTCCTTTGCCTGGAGTAGATAATCCAATTTCTCCAGTGCGGTTATATTGCTGAATTACTTTTCTGACAAATCCTTGGGACACCCCACAATGACGCGCAATCTGAGCCGATAGTCTAGGGTCTGCTAGTGCATTGTAGATCACAAGCCATTTTTGTCTATCCCAATGAGAGGACGCTAACTTTATTTTTTGCTTGATTGTCTCCTTTTCTAAGTGAGAACAGGCTTTCGTTACTTGACCCACATATCCATTTCCCTTTTCCAAGTTTCTCTGTTTTACTACTCTACTACCTCTGATCGCAACTTAGTATCAAAGCAATTGACTGGCGAACGATGCCTTGAATGCTCTATCTGGGAAATATTCTTCAATTGGTCAATAATAGTTTCGATCACAGCACGTTTACGTAAAGCTCTCCGGGGGAATCTTCCCCCGGAAGACTTTACGTAATAGCAATCGATCAACCTGGGGCATCAAACGCTGCTTCATGTTGCGCTTGAGCTTAGTTATAAGTTGTACGCCAACACTGTCCAATAAATCTTTTGTAAGTTTTAGAGAAATGTAACCCTTGTCTGCAAACACTTTACCGAAAAGGTATTGTAGTAATCTAGGAACAGGTTTACGATCATCAATATTGCCTGGAGTCACCTGAAAGTTAAGCCGCCTTACCTTTGTCATTGACAACCAGATGGAGTTTAAAACCAAAAAACCAATCTACCGAAGTCTTACCACGAGCCGCTAGATTCTTAAATACTTTATGCTGACTGATACGCTTATTGTGACAGACCCGGAGGCTAGTGGAGTCCATGAAACTAATGCCACTACAAGAGCCAAAACGAGAACGTACATAGGCGCACAAGGGTATTAAAGTGCTAGGTATCCACTCTAAAAAACGGTTATAGCTCACAAGTCTGGGAAAATAAGCCTGCCAATCTTCTTGCACTTTTTCGCTCGTAATAGGTTTTAAAATTCCGGTAACAAGACTGATGAAAGCCAATCATAATCGTCATGATTTCGCTCAAACATAAAGTGCGCCTACGTTTGCGCCGTTGTAAATTGTGACCAAGCAATTGATTTTCCCACAATGGTTCAAAGATTTGGCAAAAATCATCGACGGAGCAGAATAGTTCTTCTAAACTGAGCATAAGGCAGCCAGGTGGATTGATTAGTTGGTACTTTCAGACTACCTGTTTTGCCCCTTTTTTGCTTTTTCCTTATCCCGAACTGACGTTAAATTAGATCCTCAATACATCAGTGCGTATATAGAGAGAGGATATATTCGCAATGACAAAGGAGAAAAAAAAGAAGCAATTACGGACTTACAAAAAGCAATAAGTCTTTTGTATAAAGAATATATGTTAAATGAAATCAGAGAGCTGAAAGCAGAGATCAAAAATATTCGGGATGAAATCAAAAATACTTCCTGGTGGCAGACACGAATATTTTAGTAAGCAGTCCTCGTATTTTAATCATTTAACATAAACAAATTTTAATCATTTAACATAAACAAAGCAGCCTCAATAAACTGAGGCTGCTTTGTTTATGTTAAATGATAGACCTGGCACTGAGCTATTGTCCCGTGGGGCAACCCCCAAAGTATCGTCGCCGCAGCAGCGTTTCACTTCCGAGTTCGGGATGGAGTCGGAGTGGTTCCACCGCGCCATAAGCACCAGGAAACTTGTTGAGTGTGTAATGGTCACAGCACCCTGAAGACTGCATAGAGAAGCAAATAGTTTTATTGATTTATTAGGTCAAGCCCTCGGTCTATTAGTACACTTCGGCTACATTCATTGCTGAACTTCCACCTTGCGCCTATTAACAGGTAATCTTCCTGTGACCTTACCTACTTATGTAGTGAGAGCACTCATCTTGAGGTGGGCTTCCCACTTAGATGCTTTCAGCGGTTATCCGCGCCGCACTTGGCTACCCAGCGTTTACCGTTGGCACGATAACTGGTACACCAGCGGTGCGTCCCTCCCGGTCCTCTCGTACTAAGGAGGGATCCTCTCAATGCTCTTACGCCTGCACCGGATATGGACCGAACTGTCTCACGACGTTCTGAACCCAGCTCACGTACCGCTTTAATGGGCGAACAGCCCAACCCTTGGGACGTACTTCCGCCCCAGGTTGCGATGAGCCGACATCGAGGTGCCAAACCTCCCCGTCGATGTGAACTCTTGGGGGAGATCAGCCTGTTATCCCTAGAGTAACTTTTATCCGTTGAGCGACGGCCCTTCCACTCAGTGCCGTCGGATCACTAAGGCCGACTTTCGTCCCTGCTTGAGTTGTAACTCTTGCAGTCAAGCTCCCTTTATGCCTTTACACTCTATGCACGGTTTCCAAGCGTGCTGAGGGAACCTTTGCGCGCCTCCGTTACCATTTAGGAGGCGACCGCCCCAGTCAAACTGCCCACCTGCAACGGTTCTTGTGCCGGCTAACGGCTCCAAGTTAGAATCCTAGCTGCGCCAGAGTGGTATCTCACCGTTGGCTCCATTACCCCCACAAGGGCAACTTCAACGCCTCCCACCTATCCTGCGCAAGCTCAGCCCGGATTCAGTTACAGGCTACAGTAAAGCTTCATAGGGTCTTTCTGTCCAGGTGCAGGCAGTCCGTATCTTCACAGACATTCCTATTTCGCCGAGTCTCTCTCTGAGACACCATCCAGATCGTTACGCCTTTCGTGCGGGTCGGAACTTACCCGACAAGGAATTTCGCTACCTTAGGACCGTTATAGTTACGGCCGCCGTTCACCGGGGCTTCAGTCGCCAGCTTTAAGCTTGCGCCCTGACCGACTTCCTTAACCTTCCGGCACTGGGCAGGCGTCAGCCCCCATACGTCGTCATTTGACTTAGCGGAGACCTGTGTTTTTGGTAAACAGTCGCCTGGATCTCTTCACTGCGACCCACGTCTTAGGTGGGCACCCCTTCTCCCGAAGTTACGGGGCCATTTTGCCGAGTTCCTTAGAGAGAGTTATCTCGCGCCCCTTGGTATTCTCAACCTCCCTACCTGTGTCGGTTTCGGGTACAGGTAATATGGACTTAACGTGCTTGGAGCTTTTCTTGGAAGCTTGACTGCTACCACTTCAGTGACGTATCACCTCGGACTCACGCCTTAGCTCAGAATGTTTTCTCCACTCCTCAACGCCTTGAACGCTTGCACCGGTAACCAACATCCGGCTGGCTCATGCCTTCTCCGTCCCTCTGCACAAATCCATATCAGTACGGGATTAATTACCCGTTGTCCATCGACTACGCCGTTTGGCCTCGCCTTAGGTCCTGACTAACCCTCCGCGGACGAACCTGCCGGAGGAACCCTTAGGGTTTCGGGGCATTGGATTCTCACCAATGTTTTCGCTACTCAAGCCGACATTCTCACTTCTGCTTCGTCCACACCTGCTTGCCGCTAGTGCTTCACCCAAAGCAGAACGCTCCCCTACCGATAGATTTAACCTATCCCACAGCTTCGGTATGTCACTTAGCCCCGTTCATTTTCGGCGCAGGAGCGCTTGACCAGTGAGCTATTACGCACTCTTTTAAGGATGGCTGCTTCTAGGCAAACCTCCTGGTTGTCTTTGCACTCCCACCTCCTTTATCACTTAGTGACAATTTGGGGACCTTAGCTGGTGGTCTGGGCTGTTTCCCTCTTGACGATGAAGCTTATCCCCCACCGTCTATCTGGTTGTGTGTGCATCTGGTATTCTGAGTTTGTCTCGATTTGGTACAGCTTTCGCCGCCCGCACCGAAACAGTGCTTTACCCCCAGACTATAATCACAACCGCTGCGCCTAAACACATTTCGGGGAGAACCAGCTAGCTCCGGGTTCGATTGGTATTTCACCCCTAACCACACCTCATCCGCTGATTTTTCAACATCAGTCGGTGCGGACCTCCACTTGGTGTTACCCAAGCTTCATCCTGGACATGGTTAGATCACCCGGGTTCGGGTCTATAACCAGTGACATCTATTTCGCCCTATTCAGACTCGCTTTCGCTTTGGCTTCAGCAATTCTTGCTTTAACCTGCCACTACTTATAACTCGCCGGCTCATTCTTCAACAGGCACGCGGTCAGACGTTAAATCGTCCTTCCACTGCTTGTAGGCTAATGGTTTCATGTTCTATTTCACTCCCCTTCCGGGGTTCTTTTCACCTTTCCCTCGCGGTACTGTTTCACTATCGGTCACGCAGTAGTATTTAGCCTTACGAGGTGGTCCTCGCTGATTCACACGGGATTTCTCGTGCCCCGTGCTACTCGGGATTAAGCTAGTATCTTTCCACTTTCGACTACAGGACTATCACCTTCTTTGGTGCAGTTTTTGGCTGCTTCGTCTAGCTTCCAGCTTCCATGTCGCTTTCCCACTACCCCAAAAATAAAAATTTCTGGTTTAGGCTCTTTCCTTTTCGCTCACCACTACTTGGGAAATCGATTTTTCTTTCTCTTCCTCTAGCTACTAAGATGTTTCAGTTCGCTAGGTTCGCTCATGCCTGTCTATATATTCAACAGGCTGTTTCTGGGTTGCCCCATTCGGATATCTCCGGCTCAATGCTTGCTTCCAGCTCCCCGGAGCTTTTCGTCGGTCGCCACGTCCTTCTTCGCCTCTGCGTGCCTAGGTATCCACCATTAGCCCTTTGTAGCTTGACCAGTTTTCTATTTGTCAGATACATTAGGTTTTACCCTTTTGGATCTGCCTGCTATTTGCTTTCTCTATGCAGTTTTCAAGGTTCTGACTGAGTTGAGACTCAGCATTCTAACTACTACTAATAGTCACGGTGCTGAATAAACTTTTGGTTGCTTGGCTTCAGGTGGA from Synechocystis sp. PCC 7509 includes these protein-coding regions:
- a CDS encoding helix-turn-helix domain-containing protein encodes the protein MPHPIARAIVLSEKQRHLLEAIIRTHTNPYRLVQRAQVILYAASSLTNTEISLLVRLTRNRVRLWRNRFNDAVEELNQAESEDRNDQGLRRKILLVLMDEQRRGSPGKFSIEEIVQIVALACELPATSGLPVTHWTPTELARESVKRGIVTQISPRSVGRFLKSSNVETTSNSLLAECQSSKS
- a CDS encoding transposase; protein product: MLKPHLTRYWLNANPQNPETFKQLSEQICQPYHQAQELNSNNIRIISTDEMTGIQALERAYPTDTIKPGKIEFQEFEYIRHGTLSLIASWDVASGGIYHSTISPTRNEKDFNDHIAATIATKPSDGWIFVTDQLNTHKSSSLVQLIVTNCGIDIDLGIKGKSGIIHSMKSPAAFLTDITHRIHFVYTPLHSSWLNQIECWFSILVRRLLRRGNFTSTGDLKSSGGDKRSRNHAVRSL
- a CDS encoding helix-turn-helix domain-containing protein — encoded protein: MGQVTKACSHLEKETIKQKIKLASSHWDRQKWLVIYNALADPRLSAQIARHCGVSQGFVRKVIQQYNRTGEIGLSTPGKGGRRNCYLSWDEEKQLIDGFKEKARRGQIATAIQIKLA
- a CDS encoding ISL3 family transposase is translated as MIDEQSLPLTARRASYLIVKREENRVREDTKLLGQLVAQNPDLAIAVELAQEFLRLLRQRQGEAFEPWLTKAQKSSLQPFQVFASGLFDDFAAVKASMMLSVSNGPVEGLNNRLKMLKRQMYGRAGLALLTKRFILSQ